The segment TAACCCCGGGGTATTTCTGGGCGTAATTCTGGGCGTAATCTCGGGCTTTTGATCAAACCTGTTCGGTTAGCTATTGCGAAAAACTCTCAGCTTTGAAAAAATACTACCAGATAGAAACCAGTGTGGCGTCACCCGTGCAAAATGACATTGAGCAAAAAGAACTGAGCCACTTTAAGGACACGGATAAATCCTTGAACGGGATTACGCTTCTGTCTGAAGTCCCGCCGGATCGCGGCCTTGAAGTCGAACGAGCCTGCAAATGGGTCGAATACAAAACCAACGAAATTATCATCGACCTGGAAGACCGCAGTACGCACGTATTTTTCATTGCCAGGGGCACGGTGAAGGTCATCGATTTTTTGGACGAGGGCCAGCAAATTGCTTTGGCCGAACTTCATGAAGGTGATTCCTTCGGTGAATTATCGGCCATTGACTTGAAAAAACGTTCCGCCCGAATCTCGGCTGCGGAGCCTACACTGGTTGGTCAGTTATCGAGCGACGATTTTCGCAACCTTCTGTTTGATTGTCCCGGCATGGCCTTGGCTTTGCTAAAACGTTTTTCCGGTTTCATTCGCACCCTGAACGAGCGGGTAACTCATCTCAGCACCTTGTCCCCGCACCAGCGCATTTACCACGAACTGTTACGACTATCGGAACCCAACACCGAAGGCGACGGATCATGGATAATTGCCAGTGCCCCTGCGCATAATGATTTGGCAGAATGGGTTGGTGTGGAACGTGAAATTGTCGCCCAGGCCATTGGTCAATTGGCTCGGGATGGCGTGCTGGAACGCAAACACCGTCGCTTTGTTATCAAGGATCATGCCCGCCTGCTTAGATTAGCGGAACAATAGGCGACCATTGATATCGGACACATAAAATGTTCTGGACCCATTTCGGGATCGAGGAGAATGCGTTCTCCAACACCCCGGACCCAAAATACTTTTTCTTGAGCCAACGCCACCAGGAGGCATTGGCCCATTTAATGTACGGTGTCCGTGGTGGCAGCGGGTTCGTCATGCTGACCGGCGAAGTGGGCACCGGAAAAACCACCGTAAGCCGCTGTCTGGTTGAACAACTGCCCGCGTCTGTCGACATGGCGCTGTGCGTCAATCCTCGCATCAGCGAAGTCGAAATGCTGGCCACCATTTGTGACGAGTTAGGCGTGTCCCATACTGGTGGTATGGAAAGCGTCAAGCAATTAATGGATGTGCTAAATAGTTATCTTTTAGATGCTCATGCAAGACGACGACGGACAGTGCTGGTCATTGACGAAGCCCAGAACTTGAGCCCGCAGGCCTTGGAGCAAGTCCGACTGCTGACCAATCTGGAAACCCATGACACCAAGCTTTTGCAAATCATCTTGATTGCGCAGCCCGAACTAAAAGAAATTCTCGAACAATCCGGCATGCGCCAATTTAATCAACGGATCACGGCGCGCTACCACCTGGACCCGATGACCAAAGAGGAGACCCGGGCCTACATTCTCCACCGCCTCAGCGTTGGCGGCATTCGGAACGATGTTTTTAAGTCCGACGCGATGACGGAAATTTTTCACCTATCCGGTGGCGTGCCCCGACTGATCAACAGCATTTGCGAACGCTGTCTTCTCGGGGCCTATGCCAAGGGCAAACATCACGTGGACCGCAAGCTGGCCCAAATTGCGGGCGAAGAAGTCTTGGGAGCAAACGCGCCACTGATCACAAAAAGTCGGTCTCGGGCCCGGCGAAGTTTGATTGCAGGCATTGGATTAATGGCCGCGTCTGCACTTGCTGTTTTCGCTGTTCTAGACCCATTTGGACTCACAAAAAAGATCTCGGTAAAATTCAGTGAAGCAGCAACGGTTCAAGCAGAACCCCTAACCGTCGCCCAAGCCCCAAAAGTTACCCCCTCTTTACCCCCTGCCAAATCAATCGTTAAAGCAAAACTTCGCGGGTTGACTTTGGAAAACCTATTCGGCCACCCAGATATCAACGGTGACTCGGCTACGGCGATGGCCAAGCTGATTTCCCTTTGGAACAAAAACCCAGACTCACTGAAAGGCCTCAACCCCTGCGCAGATGCCCGTGCAGTTGGGCTTCGCTGTTTGGAACGTCGTGGTACTTGGGCAATGTTGGCAGGCATTAATTTGCCATCGCTCATCAGTCTGGCAGATCCGAATGAGAAGAAAGTCTATGCGGTGATAACCGGGCTCAGCGGTCCGACCGTAACCTTAGACATCAACGGACGGCGGATCGTTGCCGACACGGCGAAAGTTACGCCGTTTTGGTCCGGGGATTATCTGACCCTGTGGAAACGCCCGCCCGGATTTTGGCGCGATTTGGAACCTGGTATGCAGGGTGAAGACGTGCTTTTTCTGCGCCAATCGCTGGCAAAAATTTGGGGCGGATCGGCGGACGTGGAAAATGCCCAGACCTATGATGCCAAGTTAAAAGAGCAGGTCACTGCGTTTCAAAAAAGCCGCCAAATAAAACCAACTGGTATTGTGCGGGACATGACCCTATTGCTGCTTAATCGTGCGACGGAAAATCCATCACACCCCAGCCTTTCAGAGAAGCCCTAGTGTCGCTCATCCTCGATGCCCTCAAAAAGTCTGCTCAGGACCGCGAAGAAAATCCAGACGATGAACCATCGCGTCCTTTTTCAGCGACAGAAGGCGCAACGCCTAAGCGTCGCGTTTGGCCCTACCTTGTCGCGAGCACGCTGCTAACTGGCGGGGCGATAGCAGGGGGAGTTTTTTGGTTCAAGGGAACTTTATCCCCACTCCCAGACGAAAAATTTCCCAAGGTTCAAGCAGCGCTGGAGCTGCCGACAAAAGCCAAAGAACCCGTTCTCAAAGCGCCTGTTCCCAAACTTCCGGCACCTGAAATTGCAAAACCAGAACCCGCTCCCGTTATTGTGAAAGAAACTATTGAAGAGGACGAGGCAGAGCCTTCGCCAGACAAGATTGATCTGGAACCCGTTAAAAAATTACCTGAGATTGCGAAGCCGGAAATAGCGCCTGAAGCCCCTACTGAAATTACCGTTGCAGAAGAACCGGAGAAGAAATCTGAGCCCGAGCAATCTGTTCTGGCAGCACCCGAACCAGAACCGACCCCCGTTGAAAATCCAAAGCTAGAAGTAAAACCAGCGCCTGAGCCAATGCCTGAGCCCGAGCCATCTGTTCCGGCAGCACTCGAACCAGAACCCGCCCCCGTTGAAAAACCAAAGCTAGAAGCAAAACCAGAACCAAAGCCAGATCCAAAGCCAGAACCAAATGCTGTTAAAACCGTCGCACCTCTTCCTGTGCCGGAACCACCTTCACCGCCGATAAAGCCTATGAAGAAGATAACACCCCTAGAAAAACCTTTGGCTGAACCTCCGGTTATCGCGCTAAAAAAACCAATCATAGCGCCACTGCCTGTCCCAAAACCCAAAGCGAAACCAAAGCCTAAACCTAAAGCACCCGACCCTCGCCAAGCTCAGAAACACAACGACAAAGGTCGCGCGTTTGAACAAGAGGGCCTGTTCGAAAAAGCAATAGAGGAATACACCCAGGCAATCATTATAAAACCTGAGATGGTCAAAGCCTACATCGGGCGCGCGTGGTCTCACCTTTCCAGAGGCAATTATACCAAGGCCATCCGGAATTACGGCCAAGCCATACGATTAAAGCCGAGCTCTGCCGATGCCTATTTTGGACGTGGCTGGGCGCACGAAAAGGCCGGTGACGCCAACCAAGCGATTCGCGATTACAGCGAAGCAATCAGACTGGGGAAGAATAGTTCTCAAGCCTATTTCAGTCGCGGCATTCTACAATTTTATCGCAATTCAACCGGCATGGCCGCCGATGATTTTTCAGCGGTGCTGCAACAGGGCAGCAAACAACTTAGGCCTTATGCTCTAATCTGGATGTATCTCAGCCAAGCCCGCTCCGGCATCGATGGTAGGGAGTCGCTACGGACCTATGGCGCCAACATGGACCTGACCACCTGGCCCGGCATTCTGGTAAGTTATTACCTAGGTGATGTCACATCTGACCGGGTCCTGTCCGCGGCCCAAAGCCCTAACCCAAAGACCCAACGGGAAAACGAATGCGTCGCCAATTTTTTCTTAGGCCAGGATCGTCTGGTGCGGGGCGACAAAGCAGGGGCTGCTGATTATTTCCGCAAAACCATCGCCACCGGCGTCACCTCTTATCGACAATACACAGCCGCCGAAGAAGAACTGCGCCGGTTGGGACTGCTCAAAAAATAGATTACGATTTTTCCAATAGATGTTTATTGGCCTGGCGAAACACTTCTTTGAACCCCTCCAATTGAACGACGTCCAGCCCCTGTTCACGCAGCAGGTCGTGCCCGACGCCGGTCACAAAAATTGGCGGTTCTTTCTCGGCATAGATGACACGCGATAATTTTGCATCGATGATTCGTTGAACGCAGGGGACATTTCCTGAAAGGCGATTGCCGCAGGGTTCTAACGAGGAATACATCCACCCCCCTGCCGGATCGATCCCATCGCGTGCAGCTTTTTCCAGCGCCACCTGTTCGGCGTGCCAGCTGTCACCAAATTCGCGGGTGTAGCCCGTTGAAATCTCCTGGCCATCGCTATCGGTTAAAACGGCACCCACCGAAAAAGACCCATCAGACGCCGGGCATTCGAGCCCCAGTTGCGCCGCACGGGCCAAGTGCTTTTGGTCCAAGGCGTCAATTTCTGGGGCCGACAACGTCACAGCTCAGCATCCAACGAAAAATCAAACACTGTCGTTTCACCCAAACGACGAACGTTTTTAACGATCATCGGATGCTTTGAATCAAAAGGCAGCTTCCCCCCCGTCCCAAATCGAGGGGCAGATTCAGCTTGAACAAAAAAGGGAGCCACGGCCAATCTCAGGCTGTGCCCAACGCCTTCACCCAAATAAAGGTTCAGCATTTGAGCACCCCCTTCCACCAACAGTTTCCCGACCCCGCGTTGCGCTAAATCACCTGCCATCTCCGCCGCCAGGATCGGCACATCGCCTAATCCCGCCACCTCCGCCAAGTCTCCCAATCTAGCCTGCAATTCCTCAACCATATCATCTGGGCAGTAGACCATTTTTTCACCCGCACCATCTTGAAAGAACCGCGCATTTGGATCCAAATTCCCGGACTGCGTCACCGTTACTTTGAGAGGATCAGCGGACTTACCGTCTGCCAGCCGTAAATCACGAAGCACATCGGATTTTGTTATCAGTGATGGATTGTCGGCCCGTATAGTTCCTGACCCGACCAAGATCGCATCACATTCAGCCCGAAGCGCATAAACATCGGCGAGGTCTTCTTCGCTGGACAGCACCAGACGTTCGTCCGAATCATCATCGATAAAACCATCGAGTGAAACCGCGACTGAGAGAATGATATCCATCTGCCCCTCCTGTTCTAAATTCAGGCAACGAGACGCAGCTCATTCATAACATTTTCAACAACACCTGCCCAGTCACCGGGCTGGCCCTGGCGGAACAAGCGCAGGGTCGGATACCACGGGCTATCGTCCCGGTCCAAAAGCCAGCGCCAATCCGGCACATGAGGAAGCAGCACCCATACCGGCTTGCCAAGTGCGCCAGCGACATGCGCCACTGCAGTATCAACCGAAATCACCAAATCCAGGCATTCGATTGCGGCTGCCGTTTCCGCAAAGTCCGTCAGATGAGTTTTCAACTCTGTCACGCCTTCACCAAGAACACCCACGACATCTTCCGCCCGGCCGACTTGAAGACTGTAGAGCGAGATATTTTTTATCTTTGCCAAGGGTCGGAAGAGCTCAAGATCGATAGAACGGTTGTGATCATTCTTGTGCTCCGGGTTACCTGCCCAAACCAGTCCAACCCGGAAATCTTTCTTATGCCCCAGCCTTTCCGACCAAGTTTCAATTAAATCTTTATCGACACTTATATAAGGGACTGTCTTGGGAATGGTCTCCAAGGTTGTTTCGAACAATCCGGGCAGATCCATTAACGACGCGTGGCAATCATAATCGCCCGCCTCTTCCAAGGTTTCGCAAACAGTGGCGGCACCGGGCACACTTGATAACAACCGAAGCACAGCCCCGGACGACCACAAAACCGCACGTCCGCCACGTTCCGCAATAAGAGCAATATACCTCGCGAATTGAACCGCATCGCCCTTCCCTTGTTCAGGATATAACAGAATCGTTTTGCCGTTTAGGTCCCGGCCATCCCAAACCGGTTTGTCGTCTACCGGACGACTCATGGAAAGTGTATCGTTTTGCCAGCGCCACTGATAATCTAGCCAGCCTTCCGCCAGCCGCCCTGTCATCAGCCGAGATAATCCTCGGTTGTAGAGTGCCTTCGCCGATTCAGGCGCCGCGGCTACGGCTCGGTC is part of the Rhodospirillaceae bacterium genome and harbors:
- a CDS encoding Crp/Fnr family transcriptional regulator, whose protein sequence is MQNDIEQKELSHFKDTDKSLNGITLLSEVPPDRGLEVERACKWVEYKTNEIIIDLEDRSTHVFFIARGTVKVIDFLDEGQQIALAELHEGDSFGELSAIDLKKRSARISAAEPTLVGQLSSDDFRNLLFDCPGMALALLKRFSGFIRTLNERVTHLSTLSPHQRIYHELLRLSEPNTEGDGSWIIASAPAHNDLAEWVGVEREIVAQAIGQLARDGVLERKHRRFVIKDHARLLRLAEQ
- a CDS encoding AAA family ATPase, encoding MFWTHFGIEENAFSNTPDPKYFFLSQRHQEALAHLMYGVRGGSGFVMLTGEVGTGKTTVSRCLVEQLPASVDMALCVNPRISEVEMLATICDELGVSHTGGMESVKQLMDVLNSYLLDAHARRRRTVLVIDEAQNLSPQALEQVRLLTNLETHDTKLLQIILIAQPELKEILEQSGMRQFNQRITARYHLDPMTKEETRAYILHRLSVGGIRNDVFKSDAMTEIFHLSGGVPRLINSICERCLLGAYAKGKHHVDRKLAQIAGEEVLGANAPLITKSRSRARRSLIAGIGLMAASALAVFAVLDPFGLTKKISVKFSEAATVQAEPLTVAQAPKVTPSLPPAKSIVKAKLRGLTLENLFGHPDINGDSATAMAKLISLWNKNPDSLKGLNPCADARAVGLRCLERRGTWAMLAGINLPSLISLADPNEKKVYAVITGLSGPTVTLDINGRRIVADTAKVTPFWSGDYLTLWKRPPGFWRDLEPGMQGEDVLFLRQSLAKIWGGSADVENAQTYDAKLKEQVTAFQKSRQIKPTGIVRDMTLLLLNRATENPSHPSLSEKP
- a CDS encoding tetratricopeptide repeat protein produces the protein MSLILDALKKSAQDREENPDDEPSRPFSATEGATPKRRVWPYLVASTLLTGGAIAGGVFWFKGTLSPLPDEKFPKVQAALELPTKAKEPVLKAPVPKLPAPEIAKPEPAPVIVKETIEEDEAEPSPDKIDLEPVKKLPEIAKPEIAPEAPTEITVAEEPEKKSEPEQSVLAAPEPEPTPVENPKLEVKPAPEPMPEPEPSVPAALEPEPAPVEKPKLEAKPEPKPDPKPEPNAVKTVAPLPVPEPPSPPIKPMKKITPLEKPLAEPPVIALKKPIIAPLPVPKPKAKPKPKPKAPDPRQAQKHNDKGRAFEQEGLFEKAIEEYTQAIIIKPEMVKAYIGRAWSHLSRGNYTKAIRNYGQAIRLKPSSADAYFGRGWAHEKAGDANQAIRDYSEAIRLGKNSSQAYFSRGILQFYRNSTGMAADDFSAVLQQGSKQLRPYALIWMYLSQARSGIDGRESLRTYGANMDLTTWPGILVSYYLGDVTSDRVLSAAQSPNPKTQRENECVANFFLGQDRLVRGDKAGAADYFRKTIATGVTSYRQYTAAEEELRRLGLLKK
- a CDS encoding dCMP deaminase; its protein translation is MTLSAPEIDALDQKHLARAAQLGLECPASDGSFSVGAVLTDSDGQEISTGYTREFGDSWHAEQVALEKAARDGIDPAGGWMYSSLEPCGNRLSGNVPCVQRIIDAKLSRVIYAEKEPPIFVTGVGHDLLREQGLDVVQLEGFKEVFRQANKHLLEKS
- a CDS encoding RibD family protein — translated: MDIILSVAVSLDGFIDDDSDERLVLSSEEDLADVYALRAECDAILVGSGTIRADNPSLITKSDVLRDLRLADGKSADPLKVTVTQSGNLDPNARFFQDGAGEKMVYCPDDMVEELQARLGDLAEVAGLGDVPILAAEMAGDLAQRGVGKLLVEGGAQMLNLYLGEGVGHSLRLAVAPFFVQAESAPRFGTGGKLPFDSKHPMIVKNVRRLGETTVFDFSLDAEL
- a CDS encoding glycosyltransferase family protein; its protein translation is MNRRLRRAEKAKNKKTSRTQGDPTVTNPAAEGDFAEAMRLHQAGQSEQAKTYYRKVLRIQPNHSVSLHHLGVIALQSGKSEDAVDYIRKAVRAQPIYPFAHNNLGNALRNVGRLEDAEKSYNTAISQKPDYAEAHYNRAIIKEDRADPEAAMAGYKQAIELKPDYTDAHVKIGVLLIAQNKYEEALACFALVLAEDPGQPAALNNQGNVFEELGRLEEALASYDLALKRNPNNADVLANKGNVLKDLRRIDEALEVYDRAVAAAPESAKALYNRGLSRLMTGRLAEGWLDYQWRWQNDTLSMSRPVDDKPVWDGRDLNGKTILLYPEQGKGDAVQFARYIALIAERGGRAVLWSSGAVLRLLSSVPGAATVCETLEEAGDYDCHASLMDLPGLFETTLETIPKTVPYISVDKDLIETWSERLGHKKDFRVGLVWAGNPEHKNDHNRSIDLELFRPLAKIKNISLYSLQVGRAEDVVGVLGEGVTELKTHLTDFAETAAAIECLDLVISVDTAVAHVAGALGKPVWVLLPHVPDWRWLLDRDDSPWYPTLRLFRQGQPGDWAGVVENVMNELRLVA